Proteins from one Sabethes cyaneus chromosome 2, idSabCyanKW18_F2, whole genome shotgun sequence genomic window:
- the LOC128737217 gene encoding transmembrane protease serine 9-like isoform X1: MFILCALLALVSSATSATNFCCDPLLAPIRCGVPRLQPDALPSRPSEAIRGEFPWHAALYREESGNFSYSCGGSLVSERFVITAAHCVINPNNGYKLTVKRVKVLLGGHELGAEDECVQHMKVKKIYVHDQYQMGDYKHDIAVVEVLGRVIFTQRVVPVCVDLSESEDGYFYKHYGKVPGWGYTEYDSVSNWLRMTELPFVNYTACLASNPEVFSHTIYEGMFCAGYANGTSVCNGDSGGGLVSFKRDHWLLQGVVSFTALREGEDTLCDSKEFAGFTKVRFYRDWLNSILKDEVEPNRSVLPVAKKKVEKPPEEEDVEDDVVACGERKINKQHLIVNGVRSYSGEWPWHVAVYEVDGRQKRYICGGTLISDQFVMTAAHCILDDTLKQRSGVIVVQLGQNDLFESSANMREVRVSKITSHQQFDPQTKSNDIALLELSSNVQFNDYIQPACLPKKQKGSGSIVPGALGTIVGWGYQQPWSFMISNILQVTKLPIVNQSLCVIGGNLAAEMDGIICVGSDKGSNACTGDSGGGMFFERNGIWTVGGIISALDTNNGFCNPDGYLKATNTGHFGKWIKQVIKAALHGIKPTDDRNMSFMQTPTNYPTAPNSPAASSRPAGESHVHHHQHHHYHHYDYPAAASGGDREHVPCMEQTGSSESNESSLTAPIKRIIKKKKCFIKDLTSSLLSKLF; encoded by the exons ATGTTCATTCTTTGCGCACTATTAGCTTTGGTTTCCAGTGCTACGAGTGCTACGAATTTTTGCTGTGATCCTCTGCTGGCTCCGATTCGCTGTGGAGTACCGAGGCTGCAGCCGGACGCATTACCATCACGCCCATCGGAAGCGATCCGCGGGGAGTTTCCGTGGCATGCCGCTTTGTATCGGGAAGAAAGCGGAAACTTTTCCTACAGTTGTGGAGGATCGTTGGTTAGCGAGCGATTCGTCATAACGGCAGCGCACTGCGTGATTAATCCCAACAATGGATATAAGTTGACGGTGAAGCGTGTAAAGGTGCTGCTGGGTGGTCACGAACTGGGAGCAGAAGATGAGTGCGTGCAGCACATGAAGGTGAAAAAGATTTATGTTCACGATCAGTATCAGATGGGAGATTACAAACATGATATTGCCGTTGTGGAGGTGCTTGGTCGCGTTATTTTTACGCAAAGAGTTGTGCCCGTTTGTGTGGATTTGAGTGAGTCTGAGGATGGTTATTTCTACAAACACTACGGAAAGGTGCCAGGATGGGGATATACCGAGTACGACTCGGTCTCCAACTGGCTCAGGATGACGGAGTTGCCGTTCGTTAACTACACCGCTTGTCTGGCGAGTAATCCGGAGGTGTTTTCACATACCATTTATGAGGGAATGTTTTGCGCTGGATATGCGAACGGGACCAGTGTTTGTAACGGAGACTCCGGAGGTGGGTTGGTGTCGTTCAAACGAGATCACTGGCTTCTGCAGGGAGTTGTGTCCTTTACTGCGCTTCGTGAAGGGGAAGATACGCTTTGTGACAGCAAGGAGTTTGCTGGTTTCACAAAAGTTCGCTTTTATCGTGATTGGTTAAATAGCATTCTTAAGGATGAGgttgaaccgaatcgttcggtGTTACCGGTAGCgaagaaaaaagttgaaaaacctCCGGAGGAAGAGGATGTTGAGGATGATGTGGTAGCCTGTGGTGAACGGAAGATCAACAAGCAGCATTTGATAGTTAACGGAGTTCGTAGCTACTCCGGTGAGTGGCCCTGGCATGTGGCAGTGTACGAAGTTGATGGCCGACAGAAACGGTACATTTGCGGAGGAACTCTGATTAGCGATCAATTCGTGATGACGGCTGCCCACTGCATACTGGATGACACACTGAAGCAACGAAGTGGCGTTATAGTGGTTCAACTTGGTCAGAATGACCTGTTTGAAAGTTCGGCAAATATGAGGGAGGTTCGAGTTAGCAAAATCACTTCGCATCAACAGTTTGATCCGCAAACTAAGAGCAATGACATTGCACTGCTGGAACTGTCATCGAATGTACAATTTAACGACTACATTCAGCCTGCGTGTCTACCGAAGAAACAGAAAGGTAGTGGGTCCATTGTACCGGGAGCACTAGGTACTATTGTTGGCTGGGGATATCAACAGCCTTGGTCTTTCATGATTTCGAACATTTTACAAGTCACCAAATTACCCATTGTCAACCAGTCATTGTGCGTTATCGGGGGAAACCTGGCAGCGGAGATGGACGGAATTATTTGCGTGGGCTCAGACAAAG GATCAAATGCGTGCACAGGAGACTCAGGAGGGGGCATGTTTTTCGAAAGGAATGGCATCTGGACTGTTGGAGGCATCATCTCCGCTTTAGATACTAACAATGGTTTCTGTAATCCAGATGGATACTTGAAGGCTACCAATACGGGCCATTTCGGAAAATGGATCAAGCAAGTG ATAAAAGCCGCGCTGCACGGCATCAAACCTACCGACGATCGAAACATGTCCTTCATGCAGACACCAACCAACTATCCAACCGCACCCAACAGTCCGG CAGCCTCCAGCCGTCCAGCTGGCGAGTCCCATgtgcatcatcatcagcatcatcattaCCATCACTATGACTACCCGGCGGCGGCGTCCGGAGGAGACCGGGAACATGTTCCCTGCATGGAGCAAACCGGTTCATCGGAGAGTAACGAATCGAGCCTGACAGCACCGATCAAAAGGAtaatcaaaaagaaaaaatgctttATCAAGGATTTGACAAGCAGTCTGCTGTCCAAACTGTTTTGA
- the LOC128737217 gene encoding transmembrane protease serine 9-like isoform X2, protein MFILCALLALVSSATSATNFCCDPLLAPIRCGVPRLQPDALPSRPSEAIRGEFPWHAALYREESGNFSYSCGGSLVSERFVITAAHCVINPNNGYKLTVKRVKVLLGGHELGAEDECVQHMKVKKIYVHDQYQMGDYKHDIAVVEVLGRVIFTQRVVPVCVDLSESEDGYFYKHYGKVPGWGYTEYDSVSNWLRMTELPFVNYTACLASNPEVFSHTIYEGMFCAGYANGTSVCNGDSGGGLVSFKRDHWLLQGVVSFTALREGEDTLCDSKEFAGFTKVRFYRDWLNSILKDEVEPNRSVLPVAKKKVEKPPEEEDVEDDVVACGERKINKQHLIVNGVRSYSGEWPWHVAVYEVDGRQKRYICGGTLISDQFVMTAAHCILDDTLKQRSGVIVVQLGQNDLFESSANMREVRVSKITSHQQFDPQTKSNDIALLELSSNVQFNDYIQPACLPKKQKGSGSIVPGALGTIVGWGYQQPWSFMISNILQVTKLPIVNQSLCVIGGNLAAEMDGIICVGSDKGSNACTGDSGGGMFFERNGIWTVGGIISALDTNNGFCNPDGYLKATNTGHFGKWIKQVIKAALHGIKPTDDRNMSFMQTPTNYPTAPNSPASSRPAGESHVHHHQHHHYHHYDYPAAASGGDREHVPCMEQTGSSESNESSLTAPIKRIIKKKKCFIKDLTSSLLSKLF, encoded by the exons ATGTTCATTCTTTGCGCACTATTAGCTTTGGTTTCCAGTGCTACGAGTGCTACGAATTTTTGCTGTGATCCTCTGCTGGCTCCGATTCGCTGTGGAGTACCGAGGCTGCAGCCGGACGCATTACCATCACGCCCATCGGAAGCGATCCGCGGGGAGTTTCCGTGGCATGCCGCTTTGTATCGGGAAGAAAGCGGAAACTTTTCCTACAGTTGTGGAGGATCGTTGGTTAGCGAGCGATTCGTCATAACGGCAGCGCACTGCGTGATTAATCCCAACAATGGATATAAGTTGACGGTGAAGCGTGTAAAGGTGCTGCTGGGTGGTCACGAACTGGGAGCAGAAGATGAGTGCGTGCAGCACATGAAGGTGAAAAAGATTTATGTTCACGATCAGTATCAGATGGGAGATTACAAACATGATATTGCCGTTGTGGAGGTGCTTGGTCGCGTTATTTTTACGCAAAGAGTTGTGCCCGTTTGTGTGGATTTGAGTGAGTCTGAGGATGGTTATTTCTACAAACACTACGGAAAGGTGCCAGGATGGGGATATACCGAGTACGACTCGGTCTCCAACTGGCTCAGGATGACGGAGTTGCCGTTCGTTAACTACACCGCTTGTCTGGCGAGTAATCCGGAGGTGTTTTCACATACCATTTATGAGGGAATGTTTTGCGCTGGATATGCGAACGGGACCAGTGTTTGTAACGGAGACTCCGGAGGTGGGTTGGTGTCGTTCAAACGAGATCACTGGCTTCTGCAGGGAGTTGTGTCCTTTACTGCGCTTCGTGAAGGGGAAGATACGCTTTGTGACAGCAAGGAGTTTGCTGGTTTCACAAAAGTTCGCTTTTATCGTGATTGGTTAAATAGCATTCTTAAGGATGAGgttgaaccgaatcgttcggtGTTACCGGTAGCgaagaaaaaagttgaaaaacctCCGGAGGAAGAGGATGTTGAGGATGATGTGGTAGCCTGTGGTGAACGGAAGATCAACAAGCAGCATTTGATAGTTAACGGAGTTCGTAGCTACTCCGGTGAGTGGCCCTGGCATGTGGCAGTGTACGAAGTTGATGGCCGACAGAAACGGTACATTTGCGGAGGAACTCTGATTAGCGATCAATTCGTGATGACGGCTGCCCACTGCATACTGGATGACACACTGAAGCAACGAAGTGGCGTTATAGTGGTTCAACTTGGTCAGAATGACCTGTTTGAAAGTTCGGCAAATATGAGGGAGGTTCGAGTTAGCAAAATCACTTCGCATCAACAGTTTGATCCGCAAACTAAGAGCAATGACATTGCACTGCTGGAACTGTCATCGAATGTACAATTTAACGACTACATTCAGCCTGCGTGTCTACCGAAGAAACAGAAAGGTAGTGGGTCCATTGTACCGGGAGCACTAGGTACTATTGTTGGCTGGGGATATCAACAGCCTTGGTCTTTCATGATTTCGAACATTTTACAAGTCACCAAATTACCCATTGTCAACCAGTCATTGTGCGTTATCGGGGGAAACCTGGCAGCGGAGATGGACGGAATTATTTGCGTGGGCTCAGACAAAG GATCAAATGCGTGCACAGGAGACTCAGGAGGGGGCATGTTTTTCGAAAGGAATGGCATCTGGACTGTTGGAGGCATCATCTCCGCTTTAGATACTAACAATGGTTTCTGTAATCCAGATGGATACTTGAAGGCTACCAATACGGGCCATTTCGGAAAATGGATCAAGCAAGTG ATAAAAGCCGCGCTGCACGGCATCAAACCTACCGACGATCGAAACATGTCCTTCATGCAGACACCAACCAACTATCCAACCGCACCCAACAGTCCGG CCTCCAGCCGTCCAGCTGGCGAGTCCCATgtgcatcatcatcagcatcatcattaCCATCACTATGACTACCCGGCGGCGGCGTCCGGAGGAGACCGGGAACATGTTCCCTGCATGGAGCAAACCGGTTCATCGGAGAGTAACGAATCGAGCCTGACAGCACCGATCAAAAGGAtaatcaaaaagaaaaaatgctttATCAAGGATTTGACAAGCAGTCTGCTGTCCAAACTGTTTTGA